TTTGCATGCTTACTCTTGAATGTTCAAAAGATATTTTGAGTAATTTGACATTtctgacattttgaaatgttgaatGCTTTTCAGTGTATTCAAATGGGATAAAACAGTTGTTTGACATTTGTTATGGTTTTATTTCTGGTCACTGCATCTTGCATGGTTTTTGATTATTATGAAGGGAATTATTGCATGCCAAGTGCATTGTTCACAGGAAAGATTGAGAGCTCTAAAACGAGTGCATACAGATGTGTCAGATATGGATTATTTTGTATGTGTATAGAGCCAAATTCGTGGCATTCATAATGCATAAACTTATCATGTATTGCATTGTAAAACATTGGGTGGTATAAACCATTTTAGTTAAAGAATCATTCCAATTAAACTAAGTAACGCAAACTGAAATAAACTTGTGGACATGATACTCTGCAGAAATTGCCAAACTGAGTGCTGTTTTACAGATGCATGAGGTAAGTCAATGCTAAGTTGATCACGCTATTAAAATGTCTCTATTTTCTGTTTTCACTCATATTTCACCCACCCTCCTGTACACTATCGCACGGTTTTCACCCTCCCACATCTTGTCACCTCACCTGAACTCTGACAGCCATGAGTACGTTCCCAACTTCAACCCCATCGCACTAAAGGACTCAGCTTTGTCCACTCACAAGCCCATCGAGGTGAAGGGCCCTGGTGGAAAGGCTACTATTATCCATGCCCAGTACAACACTCCTATTAGTATGTACTCTCAGGATGCCATTATGGACGCCATTGCAGGTCAGGCCCAAGCCAGAGGAAACGAGTTGAGGTAAGAGGTGCACCTCAAATGTAATATGTTGCAATACAAAGCACAAGCCAAAACAAACCAGCAGCAGATCATTGCACTGTAGCTACAAATGGTTACCTACATTATAATAAGCAAGCATATAAAATATCTTAGACTTTCAAAATGTTCTCAGAAAAAACATTACAAGAGatattacaaaaagaaaaaaaagaagaaaaaaataaattcaccTTTTGCTTATTTTGAACAGTAGAGATAATAATTTTCAATGTTATATATTTACAGtttaaagaccctatgaaatcGTGTGTGCCATTTTCGTTCCTGTGTTTATATTTCCCTCTTGCAACAGGAAGTTTGGTGGGACATATCGAGGGGAAGTACCTTTAGTTATGTCTGAGCCATTAATcgtgatttgctacttgctagttggTTAAAACTGGCATTGGTGAATGGACAATCTCATTCctaaaaagcatttgattggacaaaaaaccTAGTAgtcatatattttatatgtttttccAGAAGAGAGTGCCTGTACATTTGAAAAGTGTATCTCTGCTAAAAGTGATCTTTGTCCATGTTTAGAAGTACATGTGCGAATAGATGGCTAacacacatggactaaaagccacaaagcaCTTATTTTGATTTTATGGGGTCTTTCATATTTTGATTAGAATTTGTAAAACTCCCTCTGATTTGTGATGTTAATAGCAGGAAGAGCTAATTAGACAGTCATCCAGCCAAGTCTGGGCCAATTTTAGACTTCCACAAGGTTATGTGTATCAAATTCATCTGTGCTTTTCCTCCCTCTTCTGCGTGCAATTGTGTCACTCCATCCACAACCATCCAATCACCACACCAACCAACCATCCTGTATCACTCATCCTTGCCCCACCCCTTGCTGCTTGTCCCCTCCCTTCATGTGACATGACTCTGTCTTGCCTCCTCCCATTCTGGTTCATCGTGTGATTGACAGTGGTGATGACTCCGCTGGATCTCCCTTGGCGTAAGTAGCCACAATCGATTCAGACCCATCACAGTCACATTTACTCAtctcaaaaatgcataaacacTGTTGACTTTTTTGGTCAATTCCTCCCTTAGTTCAATTGCCATGTTATACTATTGGGAATATGTGAGTAAATAGTGTTTCTGGCATTGTATTTAAAAAGCAGAATTCAAACATGGTAACCTAAAAGCAATGTTCTGAGTATATCTGCCATCAATTACATAACATCTAACATTTTACATTCTCCTAACATGGTCACTCTGCATTTAGTTTTATGCATATCAAATCCTAACTCATTCTtgaaaagttacttctgcctctTTCATAGATGGATCTTACACTCAGATGGAATTATTATTAAATCAATGCACAACTCTTAGAGTGGAATCCATATGTAGCTTTTACATTAGTAGAAATACGAATAATATGGTTTGTGTATTCATTCAAATATAAATTCAACAAATAGTGTTCTTTGGCTGTACTAATTAAATCAGCATTCTTGGAGGAAAGCTGTAAACATTACGTAATCATTACCAATGTCCCCAAATTCGAAGAACACAGAAGAATGTCTGATCTTGCTCTAtctctctatcgctctctctcactcttggaAATTAGTTCACTTCCTATCAAAGACCCTCTTGTGGACAGTGCTTCTCCAGTTTACCAGGCTGTGATCAAACCTGATGATAAGGAGTCTGAGATGTCTGACTGGGCACGGCGTGCCGCCAACCTGCAGTCCAAGTCCTTCCGCATCCTTGCTCATATCACAGGAACTGAATATAGTGAGTCCAGTCTTCCTCTATAAAAGCACCGTGTGAACTGGCAAATGATTCAAATCGATGAGGCTGATGTTCTGACATGAGATAATGTTACTCCAATACAGAGCTTGTGTAATAAAAAACACTTTGGACTTAATTTTGTAAACTCTCACGTATCTTTCCTTATGTCACAGTGCAAGATCCAGATGAGGAGGCTCTTAGAAAATCGAGGTAATCCACTTTGTTGTCTTCATTGATACTGTTGGTGTAAAGACAAGTCagaccttaaagggatatttcacccaaaaatgaacattctgtcatgatttatatgttgtttcaaacctttaTTATTTTCTTCCATGGATCAAAACGAGAGTTatctagcagaatgtccaagctgctattTTCCTTACAAcgaaagtggatggggaccaggtacagcccattcactttcactgtatggaaaaaaagaagcaaataacTGCTTTTGGTTAAAttacaaagaaagtcatacggttttgaaacaacatgagattgATTGCccagtttgggtgaactatccttataAATGCGTGAGTCTGGACTGCATAAAGGCCTGTACATAAATTGCAATAACTatgcattttcatttaattttctttctttctttccactCCTGTCTTGTACAGGGAGAGGTTTGAATCAGAGGTAAAAGGCCCACGATTTGCCAAGCTGAAAAACTGGCACCATGGCCTGTCTGCACAGATCCTTAACATCCAGGAGTAAATACCACATGATAT
This window of the Xyrauchen texanus isolate HMW12.3.18 chromosome 40, RBS_HiC_50CHRs, whole genome shotgun sequence genome carries:
- the LOC127633789 gene encoding LIM domain-binding protein 3-like isoform X2; the encoded protein is MSNYTVTLSGPAPWGFRLQGGKDFSMALTISRITPGSKAASGNLNQGDIITAIDGISTEGMTHLEAQNKIKSATAKLTLSMQRSRRPAPVPTATPRMDSPMPVIPHQKVIANTAATHEYVPNFNPIALKDSALSTHKPIEVKGPGGKATIIHAQYNTPISMYSQDAIMDAIAGQAQARGNELSGDDSAGSPLASLPIKDPLVDSASPVYQAVIKPDDKESEMSDWARRAANLQSKSFRILAHITGTEYMQDPDEEALRKSRERFESEVKGPRFAKLKNWHHGLSAQILNIQE